From the Rhinolophus sinicus isolate RSC01 linkage group LG02, ASM3656204v1, whole genome shotgun sequence genome, one window contains:
- the RHOH gene encoding rho-related GTP-binding protein RhoH, with translation MLSSIKCVLVGDSAVGKTSLLVRFTSETFPEAYKPTVYENTGVDVFMDGIQISLGLWDTAGNDAFRSIRPLSYQQADVVLMCYSVANQNSFLNLKNKWIAEVRSHLPCTPVLVVATQTDQREMGPHRASCVNAIEGKRLAQEVKAKGYLECSALSNRGVQQVFECAVRTAVNQARRRNRRKLFSINECKIF, from the coding sequence ATGCTGAGTTCCATTAAGTGTGTGCTGGTGGGTGACTCTGCTGTGGGGAAAACCTCCCTGTTGGTGCGCTTCACCTCAGAGACCTTCCCGGAGGCCTATAAGCCCACGGTGTATGAGAACACCGGTGTGGACGTCTTCATGGACGGTATCCAGATCAGTCTGGGTCTCTGGGACACAGCTGGCAACGACGCCTTCAGAAGCATCCGTCCCCTGTCCTACCAGCAGGCTGATGTGGTCCTGATGTGCTACTCTGTGGCCAACCAGAACTCCTTTCTGAACCTGAAGAACAAGTGGATAGCTGAAGTCAGGAGTCACTTGCCTTGTACCCCCGTGCTGGTGGTGGCCACCCAGACTGACCAGCGGGAGATGGGGCCCCACAGGGCCTCCTGTGTTAATGCCATAGAAGGGAAGAGACTGGCCCAGGAGGTGAAAGCAAAGGGCTACCTGGAGTGCTCGGCCCTTAGCAACCGGGGGGTACAGCAGGTATTTGAGTGTGCCGTCCGAACTGCCGTCAACCAAGCCAGGAGACGCAACAGAAGGAAGCTCTTCTCCATTAATGAGTGCAAGATCTTCTAA